In Eupeodes corollae chromosome 3, idEupCoro1.1, whole genome shotgun sequence, a single genomic region encodes these proteins:
- the LOC129949179 gene encoding tafazzin isoform X2 — translation MVEDLKRDIFCSDFGKTFDRCNVQQTQTQTKTKTETMAYNIDWVFPRLMHPSNLWYFASTIAIAAVGLFSKILLVFCNKTKVYNQERLIDAVSKRPPGIPLLTVSNHHSCFDDPGLWGVLPLKHCCSRAKARWSLAAHDICFTNKYHSLFFMSGKCIPVVRGAGVYQSAVDVCIQKLSIGDWVHLFPEGKVNMTREFMRLKWGVGRMVYESPKIPIVLPVWHEGMHEVLPNIEPYIPKWGKKVTMNVGRPIDLEDFILDMKRRNVPEPDARKLITDRIQDELQALRVETEELHRI, via the exons atggttGAAGATCTAAAACGAGATATTTTCTGTTCTGATTTCGGCAAAACATTTGATCGA tgcAACGTCCAgcaaactcaaactcaaactaaaactaaaacggAAACAATGGCCTACAATATCGATTGGGTATTCCCACGCTTAATGCATCCGTCGAATTTATGGTATTTTGCGAGTACGATTGCCATAGCTGCCGTTGGATTATTTAGTAAAATACTTTTAG ttttctgtAATAAGACAAAAGTTTACAACCAAGAAAGACTGATTGATGCGGTGTCGAAAAGACCGCCAGGTATACCATTACTAACAGTATCAAATCATCATTCATGTTTTGATGATCCCGGACTATGGG GAGTTCTTCCACTCAAACATTGTTGTTCTAGAGCCAAAGCACGCTGGTCTCTAGCTGCTCATGATATCTGTTTTACGAATAAATATCATTCGTTGTTTTTTATGTCTG GAAAATGTATTCCAGTTGTACGAGGAGCTGGTGTCTATCAAAGTGCTGTGGACGTTTGCATACAAAAGCTCTCAATAGGCGATTGGGTGCATCTGTTTCCTGAAGGCAAAGTGAACATGACGAGAGAGTTTATGCGACTGAAATGGGGTGTTGGTCGAATGGTCTACGAATCACCGAAAATACCAATTGTTCTTCCAGTGTGGCACGAAGGCATGCATGAAGTTCTTCCAAACATAGAACCCTATATCCCAAAATGGGGCAAAAAAGTGACCATGAATGTGGGTAGACCGATCGATTTGGAAGACTTTATTCTGGACATGAAGAGAAGAAATGTTCCCGAACCAGATGCTAGAAAATTAATTACTGATAGGATACAAGATGAATTAcag GCATTACGAGTAGAGACCGAAGAACTACATAGGATATAG